A genome region from Nicotiana tabacum cultivar K326 chromosome 13, ASM71507v2, whole genome shotgun sequence includes the following:
- the LOC107801851 gene encoding putative MO25-like protein At5g47540: protein MKGLFKSKPKTPVDLVRQTRDLLMFLERAPDTRETKKDEKMMELSKSIRELKIILYGNGESEPLAEACAQLTQEFFRENTLRLIITCLPNLNLETRKDATQVVANLQRQQVQSRLIACDYLEANIDLMDILILGYENTDMALHYGAMLRECIRHQSVAKYVLESEHMKKFFDYIQLPNFDIAADAAATFKELLTRHKSTVAEFLSKNYDWFFTEYNSKLLESSNYITRRQAVKLLADMLLDRSNSAVMTRYVSSRDNLRILMNLLRESSKSIQIEAFHVFKLFAANHNKPPDIVSILIANRSKLLRLFADFKTDKEDEQFEADKAQVVKEIAALAPKEIK from the exons ATGAAGGGGTTATTTAAGTCTAAACCTAAGACTCCAGTTGACCTTGTTCGTCAGACTCGTGATCTTCTTATGTTTCTTGAGCGTGCTCCTGATACTCGCGAGACCAAAAAAGATGAAAAG ATGATGGAGTTAAGCAAGTCAATCCGGGAATTAAAGATTATTCTTTACGGGAATGGCGAATCCGAGCCTCTCGCTGAGGCCTGTGCTCAGTTGACTCAAGAATTCTTCAGAGAGAACACACTCCGGCTGATAATTACTTGTCTTCCCAATTTGAATTTAGAG ACCCGCAAAGATGCTACTCAAGTAGTAGCAAATCTGCAGAGGCAGCAGGTTCAGTCCCGGCTAATTGCTTGTGATTACTTGGAAGCAAACATTGATTTGATGGACATATTAATATTAGG TTATGAGAATACAGATATGGCTTTACATTATGGTGCAATGCTGCGGGAGTGCATTCGCCACCAGAGTGTTGCAAA ATATGTCTTGGAGTCTGAGCATATGAAGAAGTTTTTCGATTATATTCAGCTGCCAAATTTTGACATTGCTGCTGATGCTGCTGCCACTTTTAAG GAACTCTTGACAAGGCACAAATCAACAGTAGCTGAATTTCTTTCGAAGAATTATGACTGG TTTTTCACAGAGTATAACTCAAAGCTGCTTGAGTCTAGTAACTACATCACTAGAAGACAAGCTGTCAAG CTCTTGGCAGATATGCTGTTGGACCGCTCAAATTCTGCTGTAATGACACGTTATGTTAGCTCAAGAGACAACTTGAGGATTCTTATGAATCTACTCAGG GAGTCAAGCAAAAGTATCCAAATAGAAGCGTTTCATGTCTTCAAG CTATTTGCCGCAAATCACAATAAGCCTCCTGATATTGTTAGCATCCTTATTGCTAACAGAAGCAAACTACTTCGTCTCTTTGCCGATTTTAAGACTGACAAAG AGGACGAGCAGTTTGAGGCTGACAAAGCGCAAGTTGTCAAAGAAATCGCAGCCCTTGCAcccaaggaaatcaaataa